The sequence below is a genomic window from Trichosurus vulpecula isolate mTriVul1 chromosome 5, mTriVul1.pri, whole genome shotgun sequence.
TCAACCTAATAGTTCCTTTACTATAGAAATAATATTCCTAATCTATTCATCTCAGTGGAACCATTAAGCCACTAAATGGACACTATGGTGATAAGACTGATCCAAAGAACAAAGGGAAGCATGACTGATCATTTGGCATTGTACTAACTTTCCTTAAGGAACATAAAAATTCTCTAATGTTCGTTTGATTCAATAAACAGAATTCAGTGAAAATTCTTTATCTCTCGTACCTAGGTTTTTCTGCCCAGAGTAGATTATTCTGGGAGATACAGTGGTCCTATTAAAAGGTTTTGTTGGATACTAAGAGACTTTTGTAACTGAAAACTATATCAAGAGCAATTTGTGAACACTGGACAAAGTATGCAGATACGTCTTCATTCTATATCAAATTATTGGATGATGGATGATTCAGctatgaaaggagagaggagaggagaaaagggagttgAAAAAGGGGTGAGGAAAGGtctatattttcattctcttttccaaaGACTAAAATTGTGGGGAATTAtgattgtgaaaaaaattttagaatcatagaatctcagattaGGAGTGATACTTCCatatcatctttttaaattttactgaGATATTTTACTTATTCATCACCTTCAAGTTTGAATatttcactttcctttccttATCCAGCCAGTCATCCTaattaatcaaagaaaaaatcaaatgagggagaaaagcagCTTAACAAAACTAAGCAATACATCAACTAATTATGGCAATACATGTATGCATTGTTTCACATCCTTTGTCACTACTTACACAAAAAAAAgcagatgcatttttttttctcctttgatgaCAAGCTTGGCCATTTTAATTTCATAGCATTTGGTTTCTATTTGTTATTGTTGATCTTATATTTACATTTTCAGAAGGCTAtatatttttcttggttctgcttactttgctctgtatcagttcacagagATCTTCCCAtgactctgaattttttttattatttcttaagtcgcaatcatattttattatcttcatatacTAGGGTTTGttgagccattttccaattgatgaacACCAATTCTGTCTTCAGCTTTTCACTTCCTTAAAAAGTGCAGCTGTGAATATTTTATTGCACAAGgaccatttttttctgtctttaattTCCTTGGAGTAAATACTTAGAAGTGGGAACCCTCAGAGGTTGTTTCATCTAACTCATAGCTAATGCCTGAATTACCTTTATAATCCCCACCAGCAGTCATGTTTTTCACAGTGGCAGGCACAAAGGTATACTAAATATTTGTAATCTTTCTATGTTAGTATCTACAAATAAAAGGCAGCTTAGAAGCATTTAACAACAATTTATTTCCTGCCCTCCTATTTGTATCCTGATGATAACACAAAGTACAAAGTTTGAGAGTTACAGCAAGAGACAAACTTAAGCTCAATAAAGGGAAGAAGAATCTAATAagtagaatcttttttttaagtaattagggttaaatgccttgtccagggtcacacagctagttagtatctgaggtgagatttgaactcaggtcctccagactcaaGAACTGGTACTCCATCCACCACATCACCTAGCCACCCCTATAAGTGGATTCTTAAAACATAGTAGATAATCCCTCATGATGTGGGAAATTACCCATCACCTAATGTATTTAAGCAAAGACTGAATCATCTTTGAATAAAGAAACTGTTCCATTGGGAAGGGATTAGACCAAATTATCATTGGAATTCCTTATATTTCTGTGATTCAGAcctcatgcaaaatatattagtTGTAGTTTAAGGTAGTaaagtattcattcattcattcattcccatttTCCCTTGTTGGATCACATCTATGCCCTGCTCTGTGACCACATGTATCTTCCAAGACTGTGccctattcttttttcctttcctttttctatattctctcatttatttCATTAGCTTCTGGAGGTTCAATTATTTCTATGTGGATGATTTCTAATGATTTCCAgattttatgcatataaaatacatatatttgtatatatcatatatgaacATTTATATCATATATGATGAACATGGATGGGGatagatttttctttctctctcatttgtaTCTGtcattattctctctcctttggagcttctctcctccttcctagtTTCCTATTTACATCAAGGTTACCATACTGTTCTATTTTCTAAGGTTTCTAATCTAAGTCATAGAGTTTGTGGATCCATATCATGAAGGACTTTATAAGCTAAACCGTTTGTACTTTTTACTAGGGACAGTTGGGAGCCCATGGAAACTATTGAGTAGAGAAAGGGACATAGTAAAATATGtcccttaggaaaatcacttaggaaaatcactttgtcaatAGCATGTAGGATGTACTGAAGCTGGGAGAggactgaggcagggagacaaaatCACAAGACCACTAAGCGAATCTAGGTGAAAGTTGAAAAGAACCTGAATTAAGATGGTGGCTGTCTGAGTGCAGGAAAGAGATGGGTTGGGAGAGATGTTGCGGAagcagaaatggcaagatttgggaTGGAAGGGATTAGTTAGATAATTTTTCATAAATTGTGAATTAGATATATTCGGCCAAGGGTGACTTTCCTACATTGAAcctggagggtgggagggaatttATACATTTGTCATGTTCAATActaatagaataaatacaaagaactcATCAATTTTATACTCTATGGGAAATGTGCAGTTCTTCTGGGTGGGAGGGAGAcgtagggaaggaagggagggaaagagatccCTGTTTTCCTGGAATGTAGAAAGGAGACATTGTCCCCAGACCCATACCTAAATCACTCATAAGAATGGGTCACAGGGAAGGGTTTTGATATTGTGATATTGTGGCCAAGGAGACCTTAGATTCACTTGATCTTGTAAATATTACCTGATGAGCCCTACCATGTTTCTTAATGATAACTTTAATCATTAATTTAAaatcttggagttaggaaagtaTTTTGAAGTTTGAAAAAATAGTCACTctattctttctcagttttttttgttaaattccaTTTATCTCCCATTTTTTCACATCTGGAGCAAGTTTCATAAAATGTAACTTATGTAAGGAACAGGAGGAGAGCCCctagatgaatttttaaaaaatttttatttttccaacttgGAGGAGGAGACTAAGACCAAATGACACCAGATCCATAAGGGAACATAGCATGGATTTTATTGGATTGTGGCAGCCAGGTCAGGGGAGTAGAAAGCACTCGATTTTTAAATAACAACTCTTACTGAGTGCTAAGATCAGTTAGCTCTTTGCTGTTACCAGTGCCTACTAAATCTAACTATCCTGGGCCAAAGCACTGGTGTCTCTACCTAGGTATAGCTTTgtttcaaaaagcatttcttcTTATGCTTATAACAGCAAAGTCCTCAACTTAGTTTATAATAtcatagttttttttcctctattcagATTCCAGATAGGTTGCTTtgagatttcagaaaaccttagCCACTCtgaaatacattttatatttcttggAGAAAAACTTGACCCTATTTTGTGCTGATTCCTGGGAGGATGAATACAAGGTCCTAGCTCTAATGCACTCTATTATCTTAAATGTCTTTTAAAGTATCTCTCACCTATAAACTTTCTTTTGGAGTGAATTTTCTTTTCATCACCATAGATATTCTTTCAGAGACAAAGGAATAAGAGAAATTTCTtctatataaagaaaaactggTTAAATGTGCTAGCTCAATACAGTGCTTGAAAAACATTACACCTACAGGCCTTATTAATTTTACACCTGTGGGTCTGATTTTACTTTCGTAAAAATTCAACCGAAATGTCCAAGTAATATTTAATTCTTTCTTATCTATGAGTATGGCTGCTCTTAGACTCTGATCAAAGCCTTCAATCTTAGAGATCACtctctctttatttatttatttttctctttcttttacagtTCATTGCTTTCGCTTCTTTATTCTTTATCCTGGTTTCAATCACAACCTTTTGCCTGGAGACCCATGAGGCTTTCAATACCATTATAAACAAGACAGAACCAGTCATCAATGGCACAAAAGTTGTTCTGCAGTATGAAATTGAAACGGATCCTGCTCTGACGTATGTAGAAGGAGTGTGTGTGGTGTGGTTTACATTTGAATTTTTAGTCCGTattgttttttccccaaataaacTTGAATTCATCAAAAATCTCTTGAATATCATTGACTTTGTGGCCATCCTACCTTTCTACCTGGAAGTGGGACTCAGTGGGCTCTCATCCAAAGCTGCTAAAGATGTCCTTGGCTTCCTCAGGGTGGTGAGATTTGTCAGGATTCTGAGAATCTTTAAGCTCACCCGCCATTTTGTAGGGCTGAGGGTGCTTGGACATACTCTTCGAGCAAGCACTAATGAATTTTTGCTGCTGATAATCTTCCTGGCCCTTGGAGTTTTGATATTTGCCACCATGATCTACTATGCTGAGAGAGTAGGGGCTCAGCCTAATGACCCTTCAGCTAGCGAGCACACACAGTTTAAAAATATCCCCATTGGGTTCTGGTGGGCTGTGGTGACCATGACCACTCTGGGTTATGGGGATATGTACCCACAGACTTGGTCAGGGATGTTAGTGGGGGCCCTGTGTGCTCTGGCTGGGGTGCTCACCATAGCCATGCCCGTGCCTGTCATTGTCAACAATTTTGGAATGTACTACTCTTTGGCAATGGCAAAGCAGAAACttccaaggaagagaaagaagcataTCCCTCCAGCTCCTCAGGCAAGCTCTCCTACCTTTTGCAAGATGGACCTGAATATGGCCTGCAATAGCACACAGGGAGATCCATGCCTGGGCAAAGACAATCTATTGCTGGACCATAATCGATCAGGTAAGACACAACACCAAATGCATGCCACCTCAAGCCTTCCAGAACAATCTGTTCTGTAGGCGTAAGACAAGAGCCTCATTTTCTGCAAATACAACCCAGTTCTCAGTCCTCTCTCCTTACTACTGTTCCTGAATGTGCTAGGCTTATGAGAGAG
It includes:
- the KCNC2 gene encoding potassium voltage-gated channel subfamily C member 2, giving the protein MTGVIGIDRMMPVTHLGHRFIAFASLFFILVSITTFCLETHEAFNTIINKTEPVINGTKVVLQYEIETDPALTYVEGVCVVWFTFEFLVRIVFSPNKLEFIKNLLNIIDFVAILPFYLEVGLSGLSSKAAKDVLGFLRVVRFVRILRIFKLTRHFVGLRVLGHTLRASTNEFLLLIIFLALGVLIFATMIYYAERVGAQPNDPSASEHTQFKNIPIGFWWAVVTMTTLGYGDMYPQTWSGMLVGALCALAGVLTIAMPVPVIVNNFGMYYSLAMAKQKLPRKRKKHIPPAPQASSPTFCKMDLNMACNSTQGDPCLGKDNLLLDHNRSVLSGEDSAGSEQPLSPPERLPMRRSSTRDKNRRGGACFLLTTGDYTCATDGGIRKGYEKSRSLNNIAGLAGNALRLSPVTSPYSSPCPLRRSRSPIPSIL